In Acinetobacter sp. WCHAc010034, a genomic segment contains:
- the purT gene encoding formate-dependent phosphoribosylglycinamide formyltransferase gives MIHMSVTIGTPLQSSAFKVLLLGSGELGKEVVISLQRLGVEVHAADRYDHAPAMQAAHYSYTLNMADAEALKQLINQIQPHLIVPEIEAIATQVLAEIEEQHAATVIPSAKAVSLTMNREGIRRLAAEELGLPTSAYRFADSLESFRAACDDIGYPNFVKPVMSSSGKGQSRVKSFAEVDAAWDYAQTGGRVNQGKVIVESQIDFDFEITLLTVRAKNAETGEIETSFCDPIGHRQDAGDYVESWQPQAMTPAALEESKRIANKVTVALGGCGIFGVELFVKGDKVWFSEVSPRPHDTGLVTLASQFQSEFELHARAILGLPVNTARHSTAASAVIYAGVDGQNLSFSGLNLALANPNTDLRLFGKPEGFKRRRMGVATARAETADQARELALQAAQQVSVHQN, from the coding sequence ATGATTCACATGAGCGTGACTATTGGTACCCCACTTCAATCTTCTGCTTTTAAGGTTTTGCTTTTAGGCTCTGGCGAACTGGGTAAGGAAGTGGTGATTTCTCTGCAGCGCTTAGGCGTAGAAGTTCACGCCGCCGACCGTTACGATCATGCCCCGGCCATGCAGGCTGCTCATTATTCCTATACGCTGAACATGGCGGATGCCGAAGCGCTGAAGCAGCTGATCAATCAGATTCAGCCTCATTTAATTGTTCCTGAAATTGAAGCGATTGCCACGCAGGTTTTAGCCGAAATTGAAGAACAGCATGCCGCCACGGTTATCCCTTCCGCCAAAGCCGTCAGCCTGACCATGAACCGCGAAGGCATCCGCCGGCTGGCAGCAGAAGAGCTTGGCCTGCCGACCTCCGCTTACCGCTTCGCTGATTCGCTGGAATCTTTCCGCGCAGCCTGCGACGACATCGGCTATCCAAATTTTGTCAAGCCAGTCATGTCATCTTCCGGCAAGGGCCAGTCGCGCGTTAAAAGCTTTGCAGAAGTCGACGCTGCCTGGGACTATGCGCAGACCGGCGGCCGGGTCAATCAAGGCAAAGTGATTGTTGAATCGCAAATTGATTTTGATTTTGAAATCACCCTGCTGACCGTGCGCGCCAAAAATGCTGAAACCGGCGAAATCGAAACCTCTTTCTGCGACCCGATTGGCCACCGCCAGGATGCCGGCGATTATGTGGAAAGCTGGCAGCCGCAAGCCATGACGCCTGCCGCTTTGGAAGAATCCAAGCGTATTGCCAATAAAGTCACCGTGGCGCTGGGCGGCTGCGGCATTTTCGGGGTGGAACTATTTGTCAAAGGCGACAAAGTATGGTTTAGTGAGGTTTCTCCCCGCCCGCATGATACAGGCCTTGTCACGCTTGCTTCGCAATTCCAAAGCGAATTTGAGCTGCATGCCCGCGCCATTCTCGGCCTGCCGGTAAATACGGCCCGCCACAGCACGGCAGCCAGCGCAGTGATTTATGCCGGCGTGGATGGCCAAAACCTGTCGTTTTCTGGCTTGAATCTTGCTTTGGCAAATCCTAATACCGATTTGCGCCTGTTCGGCAAGCCGGAAGGCTTCAAGCGCCGGCGCATGGGCGTTGCGACAGCGCGCGCAGAGACAGCTGATCAGGCGCGCGAGCTTGCGCTGCAGGCCGCGCAGCAGGTCAGCGTGCATCAAAACTAA
- the ygaH gene encoding L-valine transporter subunit YgaH encodes MSLEIILVGILVGIANFASRFGPFYFIQKFQQGSQKRGSLWLKIALGSIGIAAISSMLVVATLPPLLETPDKSVAMLAGFMVLTGLYFKFKKIVPATLTAALAYGLVYTYLPMPF; translated from the coding sequence TTTAGTCGGAATCGCAAATTTCGCTTCGCGCTTTGGGCCGTTTTACTTTATTCAGAAATTTCAGCAGGGCTCGCAAAAGCGCGGTTCGCTGTGGCTGAAAATCGCTTTAGGCTCGATCGGCATCGCCGCCATCAGCTCCATGCTGGTGGTCGCAACCCTGCCGCCGCTGCTGGAAACGCCGGATAAAAGCGTGGCGATGCTGGCGGGCTTTATGGTGCTCACCGGGCTGTATTTTAAATTCAAAAAGATTGTTCCGGCTACCCTGACCGCTGCCTTGGCTTATGGCTTAGTCTATACTTATCTGCCAATGCCGTTTTAG